Below is a genomic region from Ferrovum sp. PN-J185.
CGCCGGTGGCAACAAAGGTGACAACGGCAACGGTGGCCAACAGCAAGCCAATAACCAGAATGGTGGCGGCAATAACAACGCCGGTGGCAACAAAGGTGACAACGGCAACGGTGGCCAACAGCAAGCCAATAACCAGAATGACAATGGCGGTGATGTTAGTGCCAAAGAGTTGGCTTTGAATGATTCAAATAATATTCAATTACCGGTCAACACTGACAACTCTGTGGTTGGCACTGCCCCTGTTTCTTCTGATACGTTAGTATTTAAATCAGGTGATTTTGGTGCTAAATATCGTTTGGTTCGTAAGATTCCTAAAGCTCAATTAATTATCATGAAGCCACGTATTAAACCCTTTGTTGATCATGGCTATAACATTCAAGTGGATAGTTCTGAATTGAAGTTACAGGTTATACAAAACGTTGATAAAGTATTCCATGAACCTGGAAAAGAACTAAAATCTACTGTCTTTAGTTTTGCTCATGACGGTATTAATGATTCTTATCATGTATCGTTACACAAGGGTGGTTTGATGATTACTCCTGATACGAAATCAGCTGCTGATTTTGTCGATAATCATCGTGATGTCGTTGTAGGTGAGAGTATTGCTTATTCAGTCAATAAATTATCTGTTAACGGTGATTCGCTTAAAACGATTTACATTAAGTTTAATAATTAACAAGTAGCTTTTTCAAGTTATTTGGAATAAATGGACTTTTTTTACTTGTTCCTAATTTACTTTTTTATTTGTTAACTTAACGTTTCTTAAATTAATTCTCTTTATTTTTTTGAAATACTGTGATGTCTTCAGACGGCCAGATGTCACGTATTAAATAGATAGGGCGTTGTTTGGTTTCTGCATAAATTCTTCCTAAGTATTCCCCAATAATTCCTAATGCTATCAGTTGCACTCCTGAGAAAAATAAAATGGCGACTATTAATGATGGATAGCCTTTGACGGGATTACCAAACAATAATGTATCTATTACTATTTTTATAGCATAAACAAAGGAAAGTAAGGATATGATAATACCTAGATATGATGCGATCTTTAATGGTGCATCGCTAAAAGAAGTAATTCCTTCTAATGCAAAGTTCCATAATTTCCAATAATTGAACTTTGATGTACCAGAAAAGCGTTCTGGTCTTTCATATTCTATTTCCGCCGTTTTATAGCCCACCCAAGCAAATAAACCTTTCATGAATCGTCTGCGCTCTGGTAGTTGTTTCAAGGCATTGATTACCGGTCGTGAAATCAGTCGATAGTCACCCGTGTCTTGTGGAATATCTACTTCACTTAGTTTATTAATGATTCGATAAAATAAATGGGCAGTGTTGCGTTTAACAAAAGAATCACCAGTACGAGTTTTTCTTTTGGCTAATACTACTTCAAACCCTTTGCGCCATAATTCAATCATTTGTGGAATAATTTCTGGTGGGTCTTGAAGGTCGGCATCAATGGGAATGGCTGCCTCTCCTTTTGCGAAATCAAGACCTGCAGATAAAGCTGCTTCTTTACCAAAATTTCTAGTCAAATCAATAATACAAATCTCTTTGTAAATACGTTGTGCTTTCAATAACTCATTAAGCGTGTCATCGGTGCTGCCGTCATTAATGCAAATCATTTCCCATGAAACAGATAACGGCGATAGAACATTCGCTAATCGTTGGTAAAGCGTGTCAATATTCCCTGCTTCATTATGCATTGGGACTATTAAAGATAATGTAGGGATCATTCCATTCACTTTTGTGGTTATTGTTTAGGTATTATACCTATTAATAAATATAGGTAATTATGGATAAAACGCTAATCAATAAGCCCCACAAACTAAATAAACAGCATTATTTTTCTTTTATTGTGGCAGGTACCTGTGGTTTTATTGTGGACGCAGGTGTGGTGACGATATTGAGTAAATTCTGGGGAATGGGATTAGTATTAGCCAAGGTATTTAGCTTCTTATTAGCAGTAACTGTTACTTGGATAATAAATAGGCGCTATACATTTAAGTATCAATACAATAAAAGTTTAGTTAATGAATGGGTGCATTATTTTTTAGCTAACTCAGTTGGCGCTATTATAAACAATAGCTTATACATCATAATGATAATGAGTGTTACTACAGCCAAAATATATCCGGCACTTGCTGTAGCAATTGGCTCCTTAGGCGGAATGTTTTTTAATTATATCGCCTCAAGATGGTGGGTTTTTAAGCAATAATTCAAAAAAATGAAATATTTCTAAGCGAACTTAATGATTATTTTAGAAATTTTCATAACTTTCATTGACAAGACATCCCTAATTAGTACACAATAATTGGTTCATTTGGAGGGGTTCCCGAGCGGTCAAAGGGATCAGACTGTAAATCTGACGGCTCTGCCTTCGAAGGTTCGAATCCTTCCCCCTCCACCATGCTTTTAGCATGATTGATTTAAGTGTTTTTGCAGGATTTATGCGGGTGTAGCTCAATGGTAGAGCAGAAGCCTTCCAAGCTTACGACGAGGGTTCGATTCCCTTCACCCGCTCCAGGTAGTGTTTTGGGTAAACAGAGCCCATGTAGCTCAGTGGTAGAGCACTCCCTTGGTAAGGGAGAGGTCACCAGTTCAATCCTGGTCATGGGCTCCAAGGCATTGATAACTCTTTTTATTAACTTTTGATCAGCCAAATAAGCTGAGTATTGTTAAGGAAACTGATATGGCGAAGGGTAAGTTTGAACGTACGAAGCCGCACGTAAACGTGGGGACGATTGGTCACGTGGATCATGGTAAGACGACTTTGACAGCGGCGTTAACGATTGTGTTGTCGAAGAAGTATGGTGGTGAGGCGAAGAGTTACGATCAGATTGATTCGGCGCCAGAAGAGAAGGCACGTGGTATTACGATTAATACGGCGCACGTTGAGTATGAGACGGATCACCGTCACTATGCTCACGTTGACTGTCCAGGCCACGCTGACTATGTGAAGAACATGATTACTGGTGCTGCCCAGATGGACGGTGCTATTTTGGTGGTATCTGCAGCTGATGGTCCTATGCCACAAACCCGTGAGCATATTTTGTTAGCCCGTCAGGTAGGCGTGCCATACATTGTTGTATTCATGAACAAAGCCGACATGGTTGACGACAAAGAGTTGTTGGAACTGGTTGAGATGGAAGTTCGTGAGTTGTTATCTAAATATAACTTCCCAGGTGATGACACACCGATCGTTATTGGTAGTGCGTTGAAAGCCTTGGAAGGTGATCAATCTGAGATTGGTGAACCTGCTATCTGGCGTTTAGCTGAAGCATTGGATACCTATATCCCTGATCCTGAGCGTGCTATTGACGGTGCATTCTTGATGCCTGTTGAAGATGTGTTCTCTATTTCTGGTCGCGGTACTGTGGTGACTGGTCGTGTTGAGCGCGGTGTGATCAAGGTTGGTGAAGAGATTGAGATTGTGGGATTGAAGGCAACCCAGAAGACGGTATGTACTGGTGTTGAGATGTTCCGTAAGTTATTGGATCAAGGTCAAGCAGGTGATAACGTTGGTGTGTTATTACGTGGTACCAAGCGTGAAGACGTTGAGCGTGGTCAAGTGTTGGCGAAACCAGGTTCAATTACTCCGCACACTAAATTTACTGCTGAGATTTACGTATTGTCGAAAGAAGAAGGTGGACGTCATACACCATTCTTCCAAGGATATCGTCCACAGTTTTACTTCCGTACTACAGACGTAACGGGTGCGATTGAATTGCCAGAAGGCACCGAGATGGTGATGCCTGGAGACAACGTATCGGTAACGGTAACATTGATTGCACCGATTGCGATGGAAGAAGGATTGCGTTTTGCAATTCGTGAAGGTGGCCGTACGGTAGGTGCCGGTGTGGTCGCTAAAGTTATTGAGTAAAAGTACTTAAGTGAAGAAGCTGTGGGTGTTTGTCGTTTTAAACACTCACCTTAAGTTGTAGTGGTTACAGGCCAGTAGCTCAATTGGCAGAGTGACGGTCTCCAAAACCGTAGGTTGGGGGTTCGAGGCCCTCCTGGCCTGCCAAATGTGCGTGAGCATAAGATAGGATTATTAAAATTAATGGCAGATAAGCTTAAGTTTTCTTTTGCTTTGATATTGGTAGCAGCAGGACTAATTGGATACTATCAGTTGTCAGAACACGCGCTGTTATTTCGCGTGCTGTCTGTGTTGGTGGGGTTAGGTTTAGGTGCTGTGGTAGCTTGGTTCACCGTATCAGGTCAAGAATTTTTTCGTTTCTCACAAGATGCAATTGCAGAAACAAAACGTGTAGTTTGGCCGAGCAAAAAAGAAACTTATCAAACTACGCTGGTTGTATTCGCTCTGGTTGTAGCGATGGGGTTATTCCTATGGCTAGTTGATTGGGGTTTGCTGGCATTGGTTCAACGATTATTAGGGCGGACTGAGTGATGACAATGAGATGGTATGTAGTGCATGCCTATTCAGGATTTGAGAAGAGCGTACAAAAGGCTCTTCTTGAGCGCATTGCTCGATCCGGTATGCAAGACCAGTTTGGGCAAATTTTAGTCCCCGTCGAAGAAGTGGTTGAGATGAAGGGTGGCCAAAAAAGCATTAGTGAGCGTAAGTTTTTCCCTGGTTATATTTTAGTGCAAATGGATATGACAGATGAAACTTGGCATTTGGTTAAAAGTACGCCAAAAGTGACTGGTTTTGTCGGTGGAAGAGCTAATAAGCCATCACCTATTACTGATAAAGAAGTGGATGTGATCATGCATCAGGTCCAAGAGGGTGTGGAGAAGCCACGTCCTAAAATTCTTTTTGAAGTGGGTGAGTCAGTGCGTGTTAAAGACGGTCCTTTCACAGATTTCCACGGCAATGTGGAAGAAGTGAATTACGATAAAAACAAATTACGTGTATCAGTTCTTATTTTTGGGCGTGCAACGCCTGTTGAATTGGAATTTGGTCAGGTAGAAAAGTCCTAATTAAATTAGGGTTAATTAACGGGGAGGGTCATTAAAAGATCCGTTCGAACCCATCTTAAGGAGCTATTATGGCAAAGAAAATTGTAGGCTACATCAAGCTACAAATTCCTGCGGGGAAAGCCAATCCAAGTCCACCCGTAGGTCCAGCGCTAGGTCAGCGCGGTCTCAACATTATGGAATTTTGTAAGGCATTTAATGCGCAGACACAAGGCATGGAGCCAGGTCTTCCTGTTCCGGTAGTGATTACTGCTTATGCAGATAAAAGCTTTACTTTTGTAATGAAAACGCCCCCGGCCACAATCTTGATTAAGAAAGCCGCTGGTGTAACTAAAGGAAGTGCTAAGCCTCATACCGATAAGGTGGGTAAATTAACTCGTGCTCAAGCCGAAGCGATTGCTACAACTAAAATGCCAGATTTAACAGCTGCTGATATGGATGCTGCTGTTAGAACCATTGCAGGTAGCGCTCGCAGTATGGGTATCGAAGTTGAGGGGGTTAAATAATGGCACGTCAATCAAAACGAGTAAAAGCCTTATTGGCTGAAGTGGACCGTACAAAAGTCTATCCCATCAATAACGCCCTAGAATTAGTTAAAAAAACAGCTACTGCTAAATTTGACGAATCAGTGGACGTAGCAATTAACTTGGGTATTGATGCAAAGAAATCTGATCAACAAGTTCGTGGTTCAGTAGTATTACCTAGAGGTACAGGTAAAACTATGCGAGTAGCTGTATTTGCGCAAGGTGAAAATGCTGAGAAAGCAAAAGCAGCTGGTGCTGAGCATGTAGGATTTGATGATTTAGCTGAAAAAATTAAAAACGGTTTTATGGATTTTGATGTGGTTATTGCCACCCCTGATGCCATGAGAATTGTCGGTCCATTGGGTCAAGTATTAGGTCCACGTGGATTAATGCCAAATCCTAAAGTGGGTACAGTATCTGCTGATGTAGCAGGTGCTGTGGCTAACGCTAAAGCAGGTCAAGTTCAATACCGTACAGATAAAGCAGGTTTAGTACATTGCTCAATCGGTCGCGCCTCTTTCAGCGTAGAAGCGCTAGAAGAGAATTTTCAAGCTCTGTTAGGTGCGTTAACACGTGCGCGTCCTAGCACAGCAAAAGGTGTGTATTTAAGAAAGATTTCTGTATCAAGCACTATGGGTGTAGGTGTCCGTGTGGACAACTCATCTGTAGCAGCGAGTTAATACAGTAGAAAGAACTTTGGGCGGCTGAATTAAGACATTAATTCAGCTGGACATCAAAGACCGTAGGGACTCGAAAGAGTTTAATCGTTGTAAAACAGCCTACGCAGATGGCGGTCCCTGATTGAAGGTCTAGTAGTATTGGTGGCTTGTTGAGCACTAGAGCCCTGAAATAAAGGTCGCCGTGGTTGGAATCACAATGGTGTGATTCTGTAATTCTGGTAAGGAGGACGGACCTTGAGTCTTAATCTTGAAGAGAAAAAAGCGGTAGTTGCTGAAGTGGCAGGCCAAGTTGCCAACGCGAAATCTATCATTCTGGCAGAGTATCGCGGAATGGAAGTCAGCGACATGACTGTTTTAAGAGCCAAGGCCAGGGCTTCGGGAGTGTATTTTCGTGTTCTGAAAAATACCTTAGTGCGTCGTGCGGTTACTGATACCCCGTTTGCCATGTTGTCCGAACAAATGATCGGACCATTGGTATACGGTATTTCAGATGACCCTGTTGCGGCCGCGAAAGTATTGCATGATTTTTCCAAGCAAAACGATAAGTTGATTATCAAGGGTGGTGCGATGGCAAATTATGTCATGACACCCAAAGATGTTGCTAATCTTGCTTCGATGCCAAGTCGTGAGGAGCTCATTGCTAAGTTAATGGGTACCATGCAGGCACCGGTGGCGAAATTTGTGCAGACGCTCAACGAAGTTCCGGCCAAGTTTGTACGTGGCGTAGCCGCTGTACGTGATCAAAAACAAGCTACTGTTTAATTAAGGAGTTTTAAAATGGCATTAAGTAAAGCAGATATTTTAGATGCAATTGCTGGCATGACAGTTCTCGAATTGTCTGAATTAATTAAAGACATGGAAGAGAAGTTTGGTGTTTCAGCTGCTGCTGCTGTTGCAGTTGCCGCTGCCCCTGCTGCTGCTGGCGCAGGTGCTGCCGCTGCTGAAGAGAAAACCGAGTTTAACGTTATTCTCGCAAGCGCTGGCGACAACAAAGTTAACGTAATTAAAGTGGTTCGTGCAATCACAGGTCTTGGCTTGAAAGAAGCTAAAGATTTGGTTGATGGTGCACCAAAACCAGTTAAAGAAGGTGTTTCAAAAGCTGACGCTGATGCAATTGGTAAACAATTGGCTGAAGCTGGCGCCACTTTCGAAATTAAGTAATTTGGAAATATGTGGGCAAGATGGATGGGGCGCCATCCATTTAGCTTGAAGTTAAAGCAGCCTGGTTAGCGGCGGTCTCTTTTGAGGGGTCGCCGTACGCATTTGTCACAATGACGTGGAGATAACATGAGTTACTCATTCACCGAGAAAAAACGTATTCGCAAAAGTTTTGCCAAACGTCAAAGCATTCTCGAAGTTCCGTTTTTGCTTGCTACTCAGCTTGATTCATATTCAGAATTTTTGCAAGCGGAAGTTGTCCCGAACAATAGAAAAAGCCAAGGCTTAGAGGCCGCTTTTCGTTCTATTTTCCCAATTATTAGCCATTCTGGTAATGCCAGTTTGGAGTATGTAAGCTATCAGTTAGGCGACCCTGCTTTTGATGTGATTGAATGTCAGCAGCGTGGTATGACTTACGCTTCACCGCTACGTGCACGTGTCCGATTAAAAATCATGGACCGTGAAGCCTCTAAACCTACTGTGAAAGAGGTGAAAGAGCAAGAAGTATATATGGGTGAAATTCCCTTGATGACAAAGAATGGGTCTTTTGTCATTAATGGTACTGAGCGTGTCATCGTTTCTCAGTTACATCGTAGCCCTGGTGTATTCTTTGAACATGATCGTGGTAAGACGCACTCATCAGGCAAGTTATTATTTTCTGCCAGAATTATTCCTTATCGTGGCTCATGGTTGGATTTTGAGTTTGATCCAAAAGATTATTTGTATTTCCGCGTCGATAGACGCAGAAAGATGCCAGTGACTATTCTGCTAAAAGCGTTAGGTTATACGCCTGAACAGATTCTTGAGTCATTCTTTGCGTTTGATAGCTTCCAGATGGATAAGAACACCATTTCCATGGAACTAGTTCCTGAGCGTTTACGTGGTGATGTAGCACGTTTTGATATTAGTGCTAAAGGTAAAGTTATTGTTCCTCGTGATAAACGAATTACAGTTAAGCATATTCGTGAAATGGAACAAGCGGGATTGAAACGTATTGAAGTGCCTGAAGATTTTCTCTTAGGTCGCGCTATTGCTCACAATATTATTGATACTGAAACAGGTGAGTTAATCGCCCAGGCTAACGATGAGATTACTGAAGCTACTCTCACAAAGTTGAATGCAGCCGGAGTAAAAGAGTTTAAGACCATTTACACCAATGATTTGGATCAGGGTCCTTATATCTCTCAAACATTACGTGTTGACGATACAGCTGATCAAATGGCAGCGCGAGTAGCAATTTACCGTATGATGCGCCCAGGTGAACCGCCTACCGAAGAAGCAGTGAAAGCGCTATTCCAAGGCTTATTCTTTAGTGAAGAGCGTTACGACTTATCAACTGTCGGTCGTATGAAGTTCAACCGTCGTGTTGGTCGCAATGAACTAACCGGTTCAGCCGTACTTTCTAATGATGATATTGTTGCGGTTATTAAAATTCTTGTTGAACTAAGAAACGGCCGCGGTGAAATTGATGATATCGATCACCTTGGTAATCGTCGTGTTCGCTCTGTAGGTGAATTAGCAGAAAATCAATTTAGATCAGGTTTAGTGCGTGTTGAACGTGCCGTAAAAGAAAGATTGTCTCAGGCTGAGTCTGAGAATCTTATGCCTCACGACTTAATCAATGCCAAACCGATTTCTGCTGCGATTAAAGAGTTTTTTGGTTCAAGTCAGTTATCACAGTTTATGGATCAAACTAACCCACTGTCTGAGATCACACATAAAAGACGTGTGTCGGCCTTGGGGCCTGGTGGTTTAACTCGTGAACGTGCAGGTTTTGAGGTGCGTGACGTACACCCTACTCATTATGGTCGTGTGTGTCCAATTGAAACACCTGAAGGTCCTAACATTGGTTTGATTAACTCCTTGGCATTGTATGCGCGAACCAATGAGTTTGGTTTCTTGGAAACACCTTATCGTAAAGTGGAAAATGGCCGAGTAACTGATGAGATTGAGATGTTATCTGCCATTGAAGAAGGTCGCTATGTCATTGCCCAAGCGAACGCAGCGGTAGATGATAAGAACCGTTTTGTTGACGACTTGGTATCCTGTCGTCACCATAACGAATTTACTTTAGCAACACCTGATCGCGTCACTCATATTGATATTGCGCCAGCGCAGATTGTGTCTGTGGCAGCTTCATTGATTCCGTTCTTGGAGCACGATGATGCAAACCGTGCGTTGATGGGTTCAAACATGCAGCGTCAAGCAGTGCCCTGTTTACGCGCAGAGAAACCTTTAGTTGGAACGGGTATTGAAAGAACTGTTGCGGTTGACTCAGGTACTACTGTACAGGCTCGTCGTGGCGGTGTGGTTGATTATGTTGATGCTTCCCGTATCGTGGTACGTGTTAATGATAATGAAACCCAAGCAGGCGAAGTGGGTGTTGATATCTATAATTTAATTAAATATCGCCGCTCTAACCAAAACACCAATATTAACCAACGTCCAATCGTTAAAGTGGGTGATGTCATTGCTCGCGATGACGTCATTGCAGACGGGGCGTCAACAGATATGGGTGAATTGGCTTTAGGTCAAAACTTATTAGTGGCATTCATGCCATGGAATGGTTTTAACTTTGAGGATTCAATATTAATTTCTGAGCGTATTGTGGCTGAAGATCGCTTTACTTCAATTCATATTGAAGAATTGTCTGTGGTAGCCCGCGATACAAAACTAGGTCCTGAAGAAATCACCCGTGATATTTCTAATCTATCAGAGAGAATGCTAGGTCGTTTAGATGACTCAGGCATTATTTACATCGGTGCGGAAGTAGAAGCAGGCGACGTATTGGTGGGTAAAGTCACACCAAAAGGTGAAACGCAACTCACTCCTGAAGAAAAACTATTACGTGCTATCTTCGGTGAAAAGAGCTCTGATGTAAAAGACACTAGCTTACGCGTTCCATCCGGTATGTCTGGTACAGTGATTGGTGTTCAAGTGTTTACTCGTGAAGGAATAGATCGCGATGCCAGAGCACAACAAATTATTGATGACGAATTATCTCAATACAAGAAAGATTTAGGTGATCAGTTACGTATTGTTGAAAATGATACATTTGGTCGTATCGAGCGTTTGTTAATCGGTAAAACAGTTAAAGGCGGACCTAAAAAACTAGCCAAAGGCACTAAGATTACTAAAGCTTATTTGGGTGAGATTGGTCGTTATGACTGGTTTGATATTCGTCTTGCCGAAGATGACGCACAGTTACAGCTAGAACAGTTGAAAGACAGCTTAGATCAGAAGAGAAAAGAATTTGATGCGTTCTTTGATGAAAAACGTAGAAAACTCACCCAGGGTGATGAATTGCCACCTGGCGTCCAAAAAATGGTTAAAGTGTATTTGGCTGTTAAACGCCGTCTCCAACCTGGGGACAAAATGGCTGGTCGTCACGGTAACAAAGGGGTGATCTCAAAGATAGTTCCCGTTGAAGATATGCCTTTTACAGCGAATGGTACTCCTGTTGATATCGTATTAAATCCATTGGGCGTACCATCACGTATGAACGTGGGCCAGATCCTAGAAACCCATTTGGGTTGGGCTGCAAAAGGCTTGGGTCATGTAATTGGTCAGTTAATTGATCAACAAACTGATGCCGTTAAAATGCGTCAATTCTTGGAGCGCGTGTATAACAGCACGGGTAAACAAGAAGAGTTGGCTGATCTTGATGCTGATCAAGTAATGGAATTGGCCACTAACTTAAGAAAAGGTGTGCCTTTTGCAACTCCTGTTTTTGATGGCGCCACAGAAGATGAAATCAAGGATATGTTGGAACTAGCAGGGTTACCAAGAAACGGTCAAATGCGTCTGTTTGATGGTCGCACCGGTGAAGGCTTTGATCGTCCTGTGACCTTGGGTTATATGCATATCTTGAAATTGCATCATCTGGTTGATGACAAGATGCACGCTCGTTCTACCGGACCCTACAGTTTGGTGACACAGCAACCTCTTGGCGGTAAAGCGCAGTTTGGTGGTCAGCGCTTTGGTGAAATGGAGGTGTGGGCACTTGAGGCTTACGGCGCATCCTATACATTACAAGAAATGTTAACCGTTAAGTCTGACGATGTGGCAGGACGTACTAAGGTTTATGAAAACATCGTTAAAGGTGAGCATAAGATTTCTGCAGGAATGCCTGAGTCGTTCAATGTGTTAGTGAAAGAAATTCGATCACTAGGTATTGATATCGATTTAGAAAGAAATTAATAGGTTTGCATTATTTGACGATGACATCATGGTAGGCCTCGTGGCATAACCGATGGAGGTAGAAAGTGAAAGCACTTTTAGATTTATTTAAACAAGTAACACAAGAAGAAGAGTTTGATGCAATCCGTATTGGACTGGCTTCTCCTGAGAAGATACGTTCATGGTCGTATGGTGAGGTAAAGAAACCTGAGACCATTAACTATCGTACATTCAAACCTGAGCGTGATGGTTTGTTCTGTGCCAAGATTTTTGGACCAGTCAAAGATTACGAGTGTTTATGTGGTAAATATAAACGACTCAAGCACCGTGGTGTGATTTGTGAGAAGTGTAACGTTGAAGTGACGCTCTCTAAAGTGCGTCGTGAACGCATGGGTCATATTGAGTTAGCTAGCCCTGTTGCGCATATTTGGTTTTTAAAATCCTTGCCTTCCCGTTTGGGTATGGTGTTGGATATGACCTTGCGTGACATTGAACGTGTCTTATACTTTGAAGCGTTCGTGGTGACTGATCCTGGTATGACGCCTCTACAGCGTTGTCAATTACTTACTGAGGAAGATTACCTCGCCAAAGTTGAAGAGTATGGCGATGAATTCCAGGCTAGTATGGGTGCTGAGGGGGTGCGTGAGTTATTACGTCAAATTGACCTTGATAGTGAGATTGAGCGTTTGCGTCAAGAGTTATCAGGTACTGCGTCCGACACCAAAATTAAAAAATACGCTAAACGCGTTAAGATTCTTGAGGCATTCCAAAAATCAGGTATTAAACCTGATTGGATGGTCATGGAAGTATTACCTGTGTTGCCTCCAGAACTTCGCCCTCTAGTACCTTTAGATGGTGGGCGTTTTGCTACCAGTGATTTAAATGATTTGTACCGTCGTGTTATCAATCGTAACAACCGCTTAAAACGTCTCTTGGAACTGAAAGCTCCTGAGATTATTGTGCGTAATGAAAAACGTATGCTACAAGAAGCGGTTGATTCGTTACTTGATAACGGTCGTCGTGGTAAGGCAATGACTGGCGCCAATAAACGCGCATTAAAATCATTGGCTGACATGATTAAAGGTAAGAGCGGTCGTTTCCGTCAGAACTTGTTGGGTAAACGTGTTGATTATTCGGGTCGTTCTGTAATTGTGGTTGGTCCACAATTGAAATTACATCAGTGTGGTTTGCCTAAGAAAATGGCTCTTGAGTTATTCAAGCCATTTATTTTCCATCGCTTAGAAGTGATGGGCTTGGCGACCACTATTAAAGCTGCCAAACGCATGGTAGAGCAAGAGATCCCTGAAGTATGGGATATTCTTGAAGATGTTATTCGTGAGCATCCAGTGTTACTTAACCGCGCTCCAACCTTACACCGTTTAGGTATACAAGCCTTTGAGCCTGTCTTGATTGAAGGAAAAGCCATTCAGTTACATCCGTTAGTGTGTGCTGCGTTTAATGCTGACTTTGACGGTGACCAGATGGCTGTTCACGTGCCCTTATCCATCGAAGCACAAATGGAAGCAAGAACATTGATGTTGTCTTCCAACAACGTCTTGTCCCCTGCTAACGGTGAGCCCATTATTGTTCCATCACAAGATATCGTGCTTGGTTTGTACTACATTACCCGTGAGCGTGTTAATGCACGTGGTGAAGGAATGGTTTTTGCTAACGTATCGGAAGTGGTTCGTGCCTTTGAAACACGTACTGTTGATGTCACTGCAAAAATTATGGTGCGTATTAAAGAGGCCTTCCGCAATGATGCAGGTGAGCGTCAAGAAAAAACCACGCGTTATGAAACCACAGTAGGACGTGCAATTCTGTCAGAAATACTGCCAGAGGGCTTACCTTTTGAGTTCATTAATAAGACACTCAAGAAAAAAGAAATCTCACGTTTAATTAATGCTGCTTTCAGACGTTGCGGTATTCGTGAAGCAGTGATTTTTGCTGATAAGTTGATGTATACCGGCTTCAGCATGGCAACGCGTGCTGGTATTTCAATATGTATTGATGACATGTTGGTACCAAAAGAGAA
It encodes:
- a CDS encoding glycosyltransferase family 2 protein — its product is MIPTLSLIVPMHNEAGNIDTLYQRLANVLSPLSVSWEMICINDGSTDDTLNELLKAQRIYKEICIIDLTRNFGKEAALSAGLDFAKGEAAIPIDADLQDPPEIIPQMIELWRKGFEVVLAKRKTRTGDSFVKRNTAHLFYRIINKLSEVDIPQDTGDYRLISRPVINALKQLPERRRFMKGLFAWVGYKTAEIEYERPERFSGTSKFNYWKLWNFALEGITSFSDAPLKIASYLGIIISLLSFVYAIKIVIDTLLFGNPVKGYPSLIVAILFFSGVQLIALGIIGEYLGRIYAETKQRPIYLIRDIWPSEDITVFQKNKEN
- a CDS encoding GtrA family protein yields the protein MDKTLINKPHKLNKQHYFSFIVAGTCGFIVDAGVVTILSKFWGMGLVLAKVFSFLLAVTVTWIINRRYTFKYQYNKSLVNEWVHYFLANSVGAIINNSLYIIMIMSVTTAKIYPALAVAIGSLGGMFFNYIASRWWVFKQ
- the tuf gene encoding elongation factor Tu; the encoded protein is MAKGKFERTKPHVNVGTIGHVDHGKTTLTAALTIVLSKKYGGEAKSYDQIDSAPEEKARGITINTAHVEYETDHRHYAHVDCPGHADYVKNMITGAAQMDGAILVVSAADGPMPQTREHILLARQVGVPYIVVFMNKADMVDDKELLELVEMEVRELLSKYNFPGDDTPIVIGSALKALEGDQSEIGEPAIWRLAEALDTYIPDPERAIDGAFLMPVEDVFSISGRGTVVTGRVERGVIKVGEEIEIVGLKATQKTVCTGVEMFRKLLDQGQAGDNVGVLLRGTKREDVERGQVLAKPGSITPHTKFTAEIYVLSKEEGGRHTPFFQGYRPQFYFRTTDVTGAIELPEGTEMVMPGDNVSVTVTLIAPIAMEEGLRFAIREGGRTVGAGVVAKVIE
- the secE gene encoding preprotein translocase subunit SecE, which codes for MGLLKLMADKLKFSFALILVAAGLIGYYQLSEHALLFRVLSVLVGLGLGAVVAWFTVSGQEFFRFSQDAIAETKRVVWPSKKETYQTTLVVFALVVAMGLFLWLVDWGLLALVQRLLGRTE
- the nusG gene encoding transcription termination/antitermination protein NusG, with amino-acid sequence MTMRWYVVHAYSGFEKSVQKALLERIARSGMQDQFGQILVPVEEVVEMKGGQKSISERKFFPGYILVQMDMTDETWHLVKSTPKVTGFVGGRANKPSPITDKEVDVIMHQVQEGVEKPRPKILFEVGESVRVKDGPFTDFHGNVEEVNYDKNKLRVSVLIFGRATPVELEFGQVEKS
- the rplK gene encoding 50S ribosomal protein L11, with protein sequence MAKKIVGYIKLQIPAGKANPSPPVGPALGQRGLNIMEFCKAFNAQTQGMEPGLPVPVVITAYADKSFTFVMKTPPATILIKKAAGVTKGSAKPHTDKVGKLTRAQAEAIATTKMPDLTAADMDAAVRTIAGSARSMGIEVEGVK
- the rplA gene encoding 50S ribosomal protein L1, whose product is MARQSKRVKALLAEVDRTKVYPINNALELVKKTATAKFDESVDVAINLGIDAKKSDQQVRGSVVLPRGTGKTMRVAVFAQGENAEKAKAAGAEHVGFDDLAEKIKNGFMDFDVVIATPDAMRIVGPLGQVLGPRGLMPNPKVGTVSADVAGAVANAKAGQVQYRTDKAGLVHCSIGRASFSVEALEENFQALLGALTRARPSTAKGVYLRKISVSSTMGVGVRVDNSSVAAS
- the rplJ gene encoding 50S ribosomal protein L10, which codes for MSLNLEEKKAVVAEVAGQVANAKSIILAEYRGMEVSDMTVLRAKARASGVYFRVLKNTLVRRAVTDTPFAMLSEQMIGPLVYGISDDPVAAAKVLHDFSKQNDKLIIKGGAMANYVMTPKDVANLASMPSREELIAKLMGTMQAPVAKFVQTLNEVPAKFVRGVAAVRDQKQATV
- the rplL gene encoding 50S ribosomal protein L7/L12; this encodes MALSKADILDAIAGMTVLELSELIKDMEEKFGVSAAAAVAVAAAPAAAGAGAAAAEEKTEFNVILASAGDNKVNVIKVVRAITGLGLKEAKDLVDGAPKPVKEGVSKADADAIGKQLAEAGATFEIK